GATATGACAATGTATAGCAGAAGTTTTACTGTATAATAATGTAGCCAATAACTTATGATCTTGTCATAAGTAAAATCATAAGACACAATGCAATAGTTTGAAGTACAGTGTTTGATTAATATGTTTCTGATTAAACTGAAACTTCCTAGTCTTCATTGACTAACAAatggtgtgtttgtatttgtgtgtgtttttacctgACTGTGTATGAGTAAGGGGGAAATCTTGTCAGTGATGTTGCAAGGTTAGTTAACATAAGAAACCAGTTTTACAGACAGAGAGCGATGGAAAAAACCCTTCCCCATATTTCAACAACTTACACAATGAAACCAAGGactgtgtatactgtatgcaGGAGTGAGGCATTGTCAATCTCATCTTTGGACTAGGAGGACGATACAACAAGTCACCAGCGAAAACATCTGTAGATCCTTAACATGGTGTCGGCAGGGAAACAGATTCTGGGCCTTTCATTGGCCGTCATTGGCTTCCTGGGAAGCATAATCATCTGTGCTCTCCCCACTTGGAAGGTCACTGCTTTCATCGGAGCCAACATTGTCACCTCACAGGTGGTCTGGGAAGGCTTGTGGATGAACTGTATCACCCAGAGTACTGGCCAGATGCAATGCAAGATCTACGACTCCCTCcttgccttgcctaaggacctGCAGGCTGCCAGGGCACTGACCATCGTGGCCATCATAGCTGGCGTGTTTGGGACCCTGCTGGGCATTGCAGGAGGGAAGTGCACCAACTTTGTGGAAAACGAGACAAGCAAAGCCAAGGTGGCCATTAGCAGTGGCATTCTCTTTCTCATCGCAGGGCTACTGGTTTTGGTTCCCGTGTGTTGGACAGCCAATACCATCATCCGTGACTTCTACAACCCCTTAATTTCCAGTGGTCAGAAGAGGGAGCTGGGGGCCTCTCTCTACATCGGCTGGGGGACCGCGGGTCTTCTTCTCCTGGGTGGAGCGCTCCTGTGCAGCTCCTGTCCCCCCAGAGATGAGAATGAATACAATGTGAAGTACGGCAAAGCCAGTTCTTCTCCCAGTACCAAAGCCTATGTGTGAGGAATAAATCAGTTGGACTTACCGTGGGGAAGAGCTCCGGCTTAGTCACTACTTGGGTCCTTTCTTTTAACTGGTGTAACTGACAAAGATGTCTATGTAAATGTGGGTTTGTGAGTATTTGAGTGGAATCATATGTGGTATGTTTTTACATTCTTTGTGGAACTTGTTCCAAGGAAGTTGCAAAAATGACAATAATAGTTCATGATTCAGACAAGCACTTCATCAGTGGTCTTCGTATTTGTTTATTGGTGGGCgtactgtttgtttttgtgtgtcgaTTTTCTGTAACATACTCAACATGGTATATCATATGCTGCTTTACTAAAACACAGACATCATTACTGCAAATAAATGTTTATGAAAGACAGACCTAAGCTTTCATATGAATTTCTTGTATTTTGATGTGAATGAGTTTGTTTATGAAGGCTCACCAATGGGTGATAAATACCGGAGGAAGTCATTGGGCTGTTTACGAGTATTTACATATGAAGGAATCTGTACTAACAGGTCATGTAACTAGGACATGTGACACACTGCAAGAACAATGTCACAAtaaggtatgtgtgtctgtgtgagtgtaacaGAACAAGTTTATACAAATTTTTGCATAGCATCATTCATTACTGATCAACATACCTATATCTATATGTGCGGGCTAAACACAGGTAAGGAAAATTGAAACAGAATGTTTATCTTTTAAAAAGTTACATCATCGACTCTGTTTTCAGTATAAACATGGTGGCTTCTCTTTTCATGTCCAGCTGAGAAGATATAGATCACCTCAAACACAACATAAAcactgtcatgttcagttagaaatgtgtgtttcttgttGAAAGGCTTTCCTAATGAAAGGAGACATTATTGAACAGACTGAgtttttccacacacaaggtCTCCTTACATCAAAACATCAAAGAAGAGTGGGATTAAAAAACGACGGGGTTGTAAAGCTGAAAAGGGATGTTCAACAGGGAGGATGGTGTGGGGGCATACGGTTTCAAACTGGTTTCACAGAGAATTCTCTTTTGTTTGAATAAATGGACTTCTCAGGATatcttattacacacacacgcagacatacacacaaacacacacacacactgacgcattATACTACACTCCCAAACACATTTTGAAATCCACAAATAACAGTTGTAACCAAACTAGATGGATAgatttataaaataaaatgttatccTCCATTAAAAAGACAGCAAGATCAGTGTATCAGCCCACCTTTCTGCTTTAATATCTAACTTTTTTTCGAATTCTCTATGCGAAGATTTTATAGTGTCTACAAAACAAGGAGACAACTTTTTCTACTGACAAAGAATCTTGCTTAACTGGGACAgaaggtgatgatgtcacagctgtcaaagacacacacagttagtcctgaccctcccaccatctctctctttctttctctcactagaAAGGTGTAGTATACCTAGATCACtgcaagtgagagagagtggaagtgagaaaaatacagagagaaaaataagtagagaggggaacgagagagagagagagagagagagagagagagagagagagagagagggagagagagcgagggagagagagagggggggggacagagagacagagagagagagagagagagagagagagagagagagagagagagagagagagagagagagagcaaaggagagtgAGCAGGGAATGCTGTCAGTAAACAGATACCAGTAGGCAATCCAGGTGCACAACTGCAATCAGGTAGCATTAGATGAGTGCATAGAGAAGGACTAAGGTCAATTGTACACTGATGATATGTTGACAGGAGTGGTGAGATTGGAACAAAACAAAGCTGACTGGACAACTGGCACGTCGActtgagtgaggaacaggagCCAGGGTTGGACCAGCAAGTCCTCTTACAGCCTGAGAGACACAAAACAGGACCAGAGGGTGCAGACAGAACCAAGCAACCTGTTCCACCATGGTCTCTCTAGGGACGCAAATGGTGGCCAGCGCCCTGAGCCTGCTGGGCTGGGGCCTGGTCATTGTCACCAGTGTGCTTCCCTTCTGGCGGGTCACAGCCTTCGTGGGCAGCAACATAATCACTGCGGTGATCATCTGGGAGGGCATCTGGATGACGTGTGCGAGCCAGAGCACGGGTGTAGTCCAGTGTAAGCCCTACGACTCCATGCTGGCTTTAAGCTCCGACCTCCAGGCCGCCCGCGCCCTCATCTCCTTTGCTATCGTCATCGGCGCCGTGGGACTCCTATTGGCCTTTGTCGGCGGGAAATGCACTCGCTTCCTGGATGAAGCAGCAGGCAAGGCTAAGGTCAAGGTTTCCTTGGCGGCAGGAGTCACGTTAGCGGTGACCGGGCTGCTGTGTCTGATCCCTACGTCCTGGACGGCCGGCACGGTTGTCCGACAGTTCTACAGCGTCGCCACGGACacggagaggagggagttgGGGGCGTGTCTGTACATGGGCTTCGGAGCAGCCATCCTCCTCATCTTGGGAGGGGGATTATTCATCTTCACCTCCTTACCCCGGAAGGATGACGAGGAAGACAAGAGCCCCTCAGTGCGTTACCTTGTGGTCCGCTCGTCCACTGGAGGATCCAGCCAGACAGCCTCACAACGCAGCAGGAGAGCCCCCACAATGTCTCCGACCAGGGGACTGATGTACAAGCAGCCTCCCTGGGCGGTAGCACCTTCTGTGGCTGGACAGGAGGTCCCGCTAGGGTCTTGGGGCTCAGGAGGGAGTAAGGCACCGTCCACAAAGTCTCAGATGCAGAGACTAGGTTCCAGTAGGTCAGAGCTGAGTGAAGTGGCGTCTACAAAGTCTGAGCAGCTGAAACAAGTTGTGTCTGAGGAGAGTTTTGCAGAGTCAGCCAAGTCTAATCTTCAGGAATCTTCAGATGCAGGAAAAACATACATATGAGAGCACAGgcacgtgcacacaaacacacactcagagacattGAAGTATGATACAAAATATTATGCAAATACTAATAATATGCAATGTTGTTTTTGCTCTATGATCACTTTTCATATGGAGTGGATCATTATAATAGATGAAGGATTTAGTCTATTTTGCACTGAAAGAGGTTGCATGTTTTGTCTTTTTACTATAACTTTGTAATACACTTTAGATGAACTACACAAAAGGTTTTGTAATTTGATGTAAATATGTTACGTTGATGTTGTAGCTGTATATTTATGTTAAAGCTCTTTGATACTTTTACAGTAAAGATATAAGGAAAgtgttctgtttgtttttgtatcgTAAAATGGACACTGGTATGGACTGCTTATAGAGTTAGGAAAATGGCCGTTCTCTGGTTTGTATGTGTGGTCTGAAAAAAGCCATTACCTCCAACGTCACCATTCATACTTAGAAGCCACCAGATAAACCGGTTTGACAGAGAGCGAGCTCAGGCAGACTGGcagtgagagagaacagaaacaaggtgtgtttgtgaattatTCAAATTGAGTTTCACTTAGTCCAGACCATGTGATTTTCCTGGATTGGTTTACTTTCATCTGCATCTTATTTTTCCAAGTGTAGAATATTGTAGTGTGTTTGCTGGTCCAGATGCAAtgattttaaaaagaaagaaaatcaaTTATGCTCTTTAGggggattttttatttatttacgtaAACTCCAAATAATGATCAAATAGGAATCAAAAAATGTCTCCAATTAAAATAGTATAATACATGAACATTGGACACAAATAGGCTCACAAATAGGCTCACAATGACTCGTGATTAAAACATCAACTTAAATACAGAGCTGTTTGTAAGGTACATGGAGTCTTAACAAGATGTATCAACATACAAATGTCAATATAAAGTCTTTCAAAGGCTGACATAGGATATGTGGGTGATGAGATtactacatctccaaggtagCCTCTCCTGTAGTAATCTCCTGAACTGTGACAGATTCTGTGTTTATCGGATAGAATGTTCAGGTCTTCTCTAACCATGTTGTTAAAAGAATGCCATGAAAGATGTTCAATACATTGATGTGGCACTGACTTGTATGATAACAgtatatatgtgcgtgtgtctgaagTGTTAAAGTGTGTATGTGACAATAATATGTTCTTGACATGAACTTGAACGATGttggtctgtgtatgtgtgtgtgtgtgtgtgcgtgtgtgtatcagtcATGGCTAGCAGGGGTGAGATCACTACATGAGCAGGCAGAGGGAAGGATGATGTCAGGTTAAAGAGTCTCAGACAATTGAATGTAAAGATCCAGTCCAAATTTAGCAACAACGTCACAGGCAAACAAGACTGACGCATCTGTTGAGCTTGTTCAAGATTTTCAGTTGCTTCTGTCGTGATATAGTCCCTTTTCAGAGTAAGACCCAAAGGTATTCCTAACTGCCAGGTAAATACTGCAACCTAGTGGTTAATTTTGAGTAAAATCAAAATAAACAGTCATCTAGAGTCACAACTGGTTAGCCTTGTCATTGTCTCAACTGCCCCAGACCTTCCTACCACAGTTTGATCAGACAGCACTGCAAATCTAGGGTGTGAACAGGACTTTGTGGTAGTAGGGTCTGTAGAAACCTAAATAGAGGATTACACCAACAAAATCAATTGTTTCCTGCACAAACAAACAGCTTATTATATGTCCTGCAGATGCATAGTCActttggtggtgatgatgatgatgtgctcCGTTGCCGTAGTGACCTCTGATACAGGTATACTGCTCCAGGTATGTATCCATCCTCCTGATCGGAAACTGCTCTCTCCCAGTTCTCAACCTCTGTGACCATCACTCGACACCAGAGTCCCTCCACTTCCATGAGATCCAGCTCACGCTCCAGGGATGCCTTGTAATCCACGTTGTCGTGGTTACCTCTGGTTGTCATGCAAACATAGCCCCCTGGGAACAGGTAGCAGAAGGTATGTGGGTTTGCTCATATTTGTATGTAGTTGTCAAGCCTTATTCATTATACTGAAACAGATTAGCCTTTACCTGGTTTGGCAGCCTGGCAAAGCTCTCTCACCACAACTACAGGTACCTGACCAACACTCAGAGCTCCGACAATCACAACTAGATCAAACGAACCTACAGGAGAAGATGGTGAGACATTGAGAGAAGAATATAATGAGAAAAGGCAACACTGAGGGCTGATAATACAGGATAAGTGAGTGGATTACCATTTGGATCCCAGCACAGTAATTaccttaattaattaatttaaaaCAATTATATTATCAATAATATAAATTGATATTTACATGGAGTTGACAGTTCAAAGCATAGGATACCTGACTGGACAGGCAATGACTCCACTCCGAGCGTGCAGTGCCTGAGGTCCTGATAAAGCCCTGTATTACTCGCCAGCTCCAACATGCCTTTGCTCCCATCAACACCCACAAAATGACCAAAGCCCATCTTCTTCATCTGTTTATAAGTAAACATATAAGAGACATTTGGTTATTCATTATTGTGACGTATGAATATTTAAGGATAGTATCTGAGCGTGACCACATTTCAATTTCTGTGATTATTGACTGAGTGAAAGTCCGGTTGTGTACTTTCCTGTGCAGCGACCAATCCAGTCCCACAAGCAACATCCAAAACTACAGCCTCCTCTCGATCCCCATGGAAACTACAGGACAGGCAATTTGCAGCAAGATTTGGAGCTCTGTAGTCCAGAATACCAACATCCTAGAAAATCGGGAATTACAACgaaaagtgcacacacacacgcatggtaTAAATCGACAAGATTGCTTTCCTTCGTTTGTTTACGTTGTTGGGAATGTATGGGGTTCCACAAGTGTAACCCACGACAGCCGCTAGGGTTTGCTGTTTTGTGTGTAGCGTTTCCTGAACACTGAACCAAAGCACATACATTCAATCTGTTTATTTACAGCTACCATTGGCAAGGTCGTGGTGATTAATTTAACGCAGGAGGTAATGTTACGTGCATGTTTTTATAGTTGGAAATATTTTAGGTTTACACATTACCTGGTCATAATTATCTGCCCATGTGTCGTAGAAGCCAACTTTATCGTCGGctcctgtgtttctgtgtgcagaTAAGATAACTTTCTTCACCTCCGCAAACGTTCTGGTAACTGACATTACTCTTCAACTGTAGAGAACTGTCGTATTTGAATTTTGCTTACAGAGTCGTGGCCAGTTGCATTAGCAATACATTGCATTGCGAGTGCAATGTTCAGCTTGTCAAAGCGCACGCGCCGGATTTGTAACCACTGCCGATGTAATTCACGTTCCCACCTGTAGAGTGCTGAGCGAGCAACTTTGGAGTCAAAACAATAGTTTCTGGAAAGTCTTAGCTAAACATGCCAGCTAGCTCACGTTACATTAGCCagtttgttagctagctagcaacctGCTTACCGTCCAGTCTGACACCCGTAGCGTATGAATCTGAATTTTCTGAATGGCGTGTTTGTCATTATGGACGATTGTAAAAAGTTCTGTTCATCCCTCTACTTTGCTTTTGATTTGTTTTAAAGTCCTGGGATAATCGCATTTTGGTAGCTAGTGCTTGCtaatttagctagctaactgctaGCTTGCTAACCATTGGCTCAGACCTTTTCTGCCTGTCGTCCTTTGACTTGGGCCCGAAAAAGTTTACTATTTTTTTCAGGTCGCTACACGGACTACATCTAGTAAAACGACATTAGAAGGTATTGTTAGATGATCATTCCTTCCGGTTTAGCAACTGTTGTAGCTAGAAGCAGAGCAAGAAAGCCTAGCACACAGCTGGTCAGCTTACAGTACTGGTTAGCTATCTATTTCCAGCTAGCTATCCTGCACAATTGTGTGCTAATCATTATAAATAAGAAGTGTGCTAGCAATCACTCCCTGCGATACAGCAGCAAATGTATGAGCTGACAAATGTCCTTTTGTATATACATTTTTGTTAAAATGTTGCTGATTGGTAGGCCTAAACGTATCTACAGTACCTTGCAAATTCCACAATAACACAGCAACATGTATCTGTGTttttagctagagctaactgttAAACAACGTTTACTGGTAGATGTTGATGCCACAAGAATTATGGTAATGTGATCATGGATTTTATGTTGCGTTTTCAAAAGGTATCACATCTAAAATCAAGACGCCAAGATGTCGATATTAGGCTTAAAAAAGAAACAACCAAAGACTTTCAAGGTTAAAGTCATTACTATGGATGCTGAAGTGGAGTTCAGCTGCGAGGTAATAGTCTAGTTGTTTCAGCCCAAAACTGCATCAGTGTCATAACAACTAACAAAAGCGTTAGCGATCAATATAAatgtccctctcttgctctctttccacTTATTGTCCGCTGCTCTCAGGTGAAGTGGAAAGGGAAAGACCTGTTTGATCTGGTGTGTCGCACGGTGGGCTTGAGGGAAACCTGGTTCTTTGGGCTCAGGTACATGGTCAAGGACACGTATGCTTGGCTTAAGACAGAGAAACGGGTGAGTGACCAGGATGAGCAGCGGTACATTGTTTTACAGTTGAAACTAAACCGGTGTGTTAACGTCAAATCTTTGTTTTTTAATTAAGGTTCTAGATCAAGAGGTTCCGAAGGACTCGCCCATAACGTTTCATTTCCTGGCCAAGTTTTTCCCAGAGAAGGTGGAACTGGAGTTGGTCCAGGAAATAACTCAGCATCTTTTCTTTCTGCAGGTAGCATCACCTTCTCCTGCCTGTCAATCATTTTTATTAAGGAAGCCACTCCTTCATTGCTTTGAATATGGCCCAGGTGTTCTTTTGTATTTAGACTTCTTTAGTCTCGCTCTGAATTTGTGCTCTTGTCAGAGAGATTTATTGAGGACATAATTCAAGTTTGATGGCTGCACTGTGTTCTGCAACACTGACTCCCTGTCTTGGATTCTCCTCAGGTGAAAAAACAGATTTTAGATGAAGAGATTTTCTGTTCCCCTGAAGCTTCTGTCCTCCTCGCATCCTATGCAGTTCAGGCCAAGGTAAGAGAGTCTGACCTCCCCATACTATGTGTTGCATCCAGACTGGTACTGTTCTCAAAGTCTCTCATTGATTTTTATCTCTTTAACTATGTCATTCATATTCATAGCTGTTGCTTCGCAGCATATTCAAGTTTGTAGTTGTCCTCGGTGTTTGATGTTAATAGACGGCAGTGCAAGGATGACACACCTGTCCTTTTGTTATTGCTACAGTATGGAGACTATGACCCAAACTTCCACAAGCCAGGGTTCCTGGCCCAAGATGAGCTCCTGCCCAAAAGTGTaagtagtgtgtgtttgcgggtgCCTGCGGGTGCCTGAGGCATTTCCAGTGTCAGCTGTGCACGAACggtgtttggtgtgtgcagGTCCTGATGCAGTACCAGATGACAGCAGAcatgtgggaggagaagatcacaGCCTGGTACGCTGAACACCGAGGCATCGCCAGGTACGAGTGCTCACTGACAGCTCAACCAGCATGAGAAACGAAATCCACGGACCTGAGTGGAGTTGAATGTTAAGTGCTGTATTTCTGTCACCAGGGATGAGGCTGAGATGGATTATCTGAAGATCGCTCAGGATCTGGAGATGTATGGAGTCAGCTACTTTGCCATCACTGTAAGTCCTTGAACAGCAGTTTTTGTTCCCTTTGTAATAAATCTGTTTACTATTGTTTGTTATGTACCTTGTTCTTAATTGACTGATAATGTAAAGGTATGGGAAATCGAATGTGGTCCAATAACAAATGATGCCATGTAGCAAAACAAGAGGGACACTGACCTGCTTCTGGGAGTGGCTGCCCAAGGTCTTCATATCTACAGCCCCAACAGCAAACTGAACCCCAACAAGTCCTTCACCTGGAGCGGCATCCGCAACATCTCCTACAGCGAGAAAGAGGTGAGCTTCTGGTTTAGTACTGGATTTCAACTGTAAGATCCTATTAGTGGAGATACACAACAGCTGTGTCTGCGTGCCACCAGCTGAACTCTCTGTGCTCCCCTGTTGCAGTTCACGATAAAGCCTCTGGACAAGAAGATGGATGTGTTCAAATTCTACTCCTCCCAGCTGAGAGTCAACAAACTGGTTATTAGATTTTTCCATGTCAACGTGATCTGAACATCAAACAGATTTTGTGCACCATGGTAGATAAACACCAgcagaaacagtgtgtgtgtgtgcgtgcagattCTGCAGCTCTGCATCGGTAACCATGACCTCTTCATGCGGAGGAGGAAGGTGGACTCCATCGAGGTGCAGCAGATGAAGGCTCAGGCTAAAGAGGAGAAGGCCAGGAAGAAGGTCAGCTCTCAGCCAGAGAGTCTATCCCGTGGTTATTCATCTGGTTTGGATCGATTTATCGAAGGCTGATTCCCATCTGTGATTGGCTTCCCTGCCGCTAGGTGGAGCGTCAGATCCTGGCTCGGGAGAAGCagatgagggaggaggcggAGCGAGCGAAGGACGAGATGGAGCGCCGGCTGTTCCAGCTGCAGGACGAGGCTCGGCTGGCCAATGAGGCGCTGGTATGAGCCGGTCATCCTAGCGGAGGTGGAAAGTAGCAGATCACCAGGGCCAGCACCAGTATCAGCACTAAAGgaaaagtgtgtctgtgtgtgtctttgtgcgtgtgtgtcctgtccagCTGCGCTCGGAGGAGGCGGCTGACCTGCTGGCGGAGAAGGCCACCATAGCGTCCGAGGAGGCCAAGCTGCTGGCCCACAAGGCTGCCGACGCGgagcaggagaggcagaggctggAAGTCACCGCCCTCAAGaccaaggaggagaagaggctcATGGAGCAGAAGATGAGAGAGGCCGAGCAGCTGGCCGTCAAACTGGTGGAGCAGTCCGAGAGGAGGTCCGCAGaaggctcctccctccttcaccctcctgtcccctcGTTTCAGAAGGGCTGTCCTCACAGTGGGCAAACACGACTCAAACCTCTGATTGGCTTGTTTTTGCCACCCCAGGTCGAAGGAGGCGGACCACTTGAAGCAGGACCTGAACGAGGCGAAGGATGCTGAGAGGAGAGCCAAGCAGAAGCTGCTGGACATAACCAAGACCACGTACCCGgtacccaacaccccccccccccacacacacacacactgtagacatAGCAGCTGGGACTGGAGCATGCATATAGTCTAAACCGAATCTCCCTCGTACACTGTTGAACTccacctggatgtgtgtgttccagctcaTAGCAGCGTACTCCACCCCGCCGCCTCCCCCTGAGACGGGAGACCTGGCCTACGAGCCCGAGTCCATGAGGCTGGACTTCAAGGACTCCGACATGAAGAGGCTGTccatggagatagagagggagaggtgagctgGGGGCCGGCtcgtctctcatgtctcttgaGAGACCCGCAtgacagtgtggtgtgtgtgcgtgtgtggcctTGTGTTGTTCAGCCCTGCAATCCTTCCTTTGCCTTTCGTCGCACgttgccccctcccctcctctctttctcagtcacATTTTtactatcgctctctctctctctctctctcttcccccccccccccccccccccaggctggagTACATGGAGAAGAGTAAGCACCTGCAGGACCAGCTGAAGGAGCTCAAGTCAGAGATCGAGTCTCTGAAGCTggaggaacagcagcagcattCGGCCGTGTACAGCCTCCGCAGTGAGGCCAGGGGCTACCTCCCCGAGCCTCCCTACATACCCCACAGCAACGTACGTCTGcgtatgtgtgttgttttttgtctTTTAAAGATGTTCGTCATTACTCCATGCCACCGTCCAAGGATATCTGACCGTAACCTCTGAAACGGATTAAAACTTGATATGCGAGCAGGGGACACCTCAGAGTCAGCTTGTGTGTTTTAGTGGTGGGCTACTGTATTACCCGCTACGCATACCCTGTCCTTCAAAGCTTCTTTCTCTGAcggctcctgttctctcctggcAGAGGAACTCGGCCTACATGGCCCAGATGGCCTTCTTCGAGGAGGTGTGATCCAGTACCCCGAGGAGGACACGGACAAAGGGGCGAGGCGTCGACCGTGACCTACTGACTCACTGCTGCTTGCTACCAAGACGTGCCTACTCATTT
This window of the Osmerus mordax isolate fOsmMor3 chromosome 19, fOsmMor3.pri, whole genome shotgun sequence genome carries:
- the LOC136962954 gene encoding claudin-4-like yields the protein MVSAGKQILGLSLAVIGFLGSIIICALPTWKVTAFIGANIVTSQVVWEGLWMNCITQSTGQMQCKIYDSLLALPKDLQAARALTIVAIIAGVFGTLLGIAGGKCTNFVENETSKAKVAISSGILFLIAGLLVLVPVCWTANTIIRDFYNPLISSGQKRELGASLYIGWGTAGLLLLGGALLCSSCPPRDENEYNVKYGKASSSPSTKAYV
- the LOC136962947 gene encoding claudin-4-like; this encodes MVSLGTQMVASALSLLGWGLVIVTSVLPFWRVTAFVGSNIITAVIIWEGIWMTCASQSTGVVQCKPYDSMLALSSDLQAARALISFAIVIGAVGLLLAFVGGKCTRFLDEAAGKAKVKVSLAAGVTLAVTGLLCLIPTSWTAGTVVRQFYSVATDTERRELGACLYMGFGAAILLILGGGLFIFTSLPRKDDEEDKSPSVRYLVVRSSTGGSSQTASQRSRRAPTMSPTRGLMYKQPPWAVAPSVAGQEVPLGSWGSGGSKAPSTKSQMQRLGSSRSELSEVASTKSEQLKQVVSEESFAESAKSNLQESSDAGKTYI
- the mettl27 gene encoding methyltransferase-like protein 27, giving the protein MSVTRTFAEVKKVILSAHRNTGADDKVGFYDTWADNYDQDVGILDYRAPNLAANCLSCSFHGDREEAVVLDVACGTGLVAAQMKKMGFGHFVGVDGSKGMLELASNTGLYQDLRHCTLGVESLPVQSGSFDLVVIVGALSVGQVPVVVVRELCQAAKPGGYVCMTTRGNHDNVDYKASLERELDLMEVEGLWCRVMVTEVENWERAVSDQEDGYIPGAVYLYQRSLRQRSTSSSSPPK
- the nf2b gene encoding NF2, moesin-ezrin-radixin like (MERLIN) tumor suppressor b, coding for MSILGLKKKQPKTFKVKVITMDAEVEFSCEVKWKGKDLFDLVCRTVGLRETWFFGLRYMVKDTYAWLKTEKRVLDQEVPKDSPITFHFLAKFFPEKVELELVQEITQHLFFLQVKKQILDEEIFCSPEASVLLASYAVQAKYGDYDPNFHKPGFLAQDELLPKSVLMQYQMTADMWEEKITAWYAEHRGIARDEAEMDYLKIAQDLEMYGVSYFAITQNKRDTDLLLGVAAQGLHIYSPNSKLNPNKSFTWSGIRNISYSEKEFTIKPLDKKMDVFKFYSSQLRVNKLILQLCIGNHDLFMRRRKVDSIEVQQMKAQAKEEKARKKVERQILAREKQMREEAERAKDEMERRLFQLQDEARLANEALLRSEEAADLLAEKATIASEEAKLLAHKAADAEQERQRLEVTALKTKEEKRLMEQKMREAEQLAVKLVEQSERRSKEADHLKQDLNEAKDAERRAKQKLLDITKTTYPLIAAYSTPPPPPETGDLAYEPESMRLDFKDSDMKRLSMEIERERLEYMEKSKHLQDQLKELKSEIESLKLEEQQQHSAVYSLRSEARGYLPEPPYIPHSNRNSAYMAQMAFFEEV